The Manihot esculenta cultivar AM560-2 chromosome 8, M.esculenta_v8, whole genome shotgun sequence genomic interval CCATTCCGcttctcttcaaaaacaaataaTTTCCCTCATCTCTCACTCGCTTCACCTTCTTTCTTTAACCCAAAACTCCGCCACAAACTCCACTATCGCTTCTCCAGCTCCACCGATCAATCCCTCCTTTCACCAGACCCTACTGTGTCTAAGCCGCAAAATACTCAACCCCTTTTCCCCGTTGGCTCTCTCGATGACTCTACTTCGTTACCAAATACCGATTCTGACTCTTTTATAGACATTGGCCAGTTATTCTATTTGCTTCGCTTGTCTGCCAAATACACCGATGTCCATCTTGCCCGAGCTGTTCATGCTTCGTTTCTCAAGCTTGAAGAGGATACACATCTGGGTAATGCAATCCTTGTGGCTTACCTTAAGATGGGTCGTCTTCTGGATGCTTACGGGGTCTTCCGAGGCCTATATAGCCCCGATGTGGTGTCTTACACTGCTTTGATTTCCAGTTTCGCTAAGGCGGATCAAGAGAGAGAAGCAATCGAGCTTTTCTTTAGAATGAGGAGTTCAGGTATTGAGCCTAATGATTATAGTTTTGTTGCTATTTTGAGTGCCTGTATTAGGACTTTGGAATTGGAGTTGGGTTTGCAACTTCATGCGTTGATAATTAAGCTGGGTTACTTAGACTGTGTCATTGTTGCAAATGCTTTGATGTGTTTGTATGGTAAGAATGGGTGTCTGGATTATGCGAGTCAATTGTTTGATGAGATGCCTCAAAGAGATATTGCAACGTGGAATACTGTGATATCGAACATGGTAAACGAATTGTCATATGAGAAAGCATTAGAACTATTTCGAGATTTGCACCGAACTACTGATTTTAAATCTGACCAATTCACTCTATCAACGGTATTGACTGCATGTGCTGGGTGCCATGCTGTGATGGGAGGTAGAGAAGTTCATGCTCATTCCATTAGAACTGGGTTTGAGCGCAACTTGAGTATTAATAATGCCATTATCAGGTTCTACACTAGATGTGGGAGTCTAAAAGATGTTTTGGCCGAGTTTGAGATGATTCCAGCAAGGGATATAATTACTTGGACAGAAATGATTACGGCGTATATGGAATTTGGATTTGTGGATATGGCTGTGGAGGTATTTGCGAAGATGCCGGAGAGGAATTCTGTTTCTTATAATGCTCTTTTGTCTGGATTCTGTAAAAACGGTGAAGGGTTGAAGGCACTTGACTTTTTTATTAAGATGGTCCAGGAAGGAGTAGAATTAACTGATTTCACTTTGACTAGTGTTATAAATGCCTGTGGGATTCTCATGGAACTTGACCTTAGTAGACAAATTCATGGGTTTATCATAAAGTTTGGTTTTGGATCAAATGCTTTCATTGAAGCTGCTTTGCTTGATATGTGCACAAAATGTGGAAGGATGAATGATGCTGCCAAGATGTTTCACAGATGGCCATCTGATCAGGATAGCTTAATAATACGAACATCAATGCTATGTGGCTATGCTCGAAATGGGATGCCAGATGAAGCGATTTCTCTCTTCCAGCAAAGCCAATCAGAAGGGGCAATAATTATGGATGCAGTTGCATTGACTTCACTACTTGGTGTTTGTGGGACACTAGGGTTTCATGGGATGGGGAAGCAAATCCACTGTCATGCACTTAAAACTGAATTTGTAGCTGACACAGGAGTAGGAAATTCCATAATTAGCATGTATTCCAAGTGCTTTAACATGGATGATGCTATTAAATCTTTCAACTCTATGCCAGCTCATGATATAGTTTCATGGAATTATTTGATTGCAGGCCATCTCCTTCACAGGCAGGGAGATGAGGCCTTGGTTGTCTGGTCAAAGATGGAGAAGGCATGCATAAAACCTGACACTGTCACGCTTATACTGATTATTTCTGCTTACAGACATACAAGCTCAAATTTAGTTGACAACTGTCGTAGGTTTTTTATctctatgaaaaataattatgacATAGAGCCCACATCAGAGCACTATGCCTCTTTGGTAAGCGTTCTGGGACACTGGGGTCTCCTCGAAGAAGCGGAGGAATTGATCATTAGGATGCCCTTTGAGCCTGAGGCTTCTGTTTGGCGAGCTTTGCTTGATAGTTGTAGACTTCACTTGAATACAAGCATTGGAAAAAGGGTTGCAAAACGTATACTGGCTATGGAGCCAAAGGATCCATCCACATTTG includes:
- the LOC110621223 gene encoding pentatricopeptide repeat-containing protein At5g03800, encoding MAAINPFTISNLSPFFPSLNPFRFSSKTNNFPHLSLASPSFFNPKLRHKLHYRFSSSTDQSLLSPDPTVSKPQNTQPLFPVGSLDDSTSLPNTDSDSFIDIGQLFYLLRLSAKYTDVHLARAVHASFLKLEEDTHLGNAILVAYLKMGRLLDAYGVFRGLYSPDVVSYTALISSFAKADQEREAIELFFRMRSSGIEPNDYSFVAILSACIRTLELELGLQLHALIIKLGYLDCVIVANALMCLYGKNGCLDYASQLFDEMPQRDIATWNTVISNMVNELSYEKALELFRDLHRTTDFKSDQFTLSTVLTACAGCHAVMGGREVHAHSIRTGFERNLSINNAIIRFYTRCGSLKDVLAEFEMIPARDIITWTEMITAYMEFGFVDMAVEVFAKMPERNSVSYNALLSGFCKNGEGLKALDFFIKMVQEGVELTDFTLTSVINACGILMELDLSRQIHGFIIKFGFGSNAFIEAALLDMCTKCGRMNDAAKMFHRWPSDQDSLIIRTSMLCGYARNGMPDEAISLFQQSQSEGAIIMDAVALTSLLGVCGTLGFHGMGKQIHCHALKTEFVADTGVGNSIISMYSKCFNMDDAIKSFNSMPAHDIVSWNYLIAGHLLHRQGDEALVVWSKMEKACIKPDTVTLILIISAYRHTSSNLVDNCRRFFISMKNNYDIEPTSEHYASLVSVLGHWGLLEEAEELIIRMPFEPEASVWRALLDSCRLHLNTSIGKRVAKRILAMEPKDPSTFVLVSNLYSASGRWHCSELVRANMRERGFQKQACRSWIINQEKVHSFYVRDKSHPQAKDIYSGLDILVLECLKAGYEPDTSFVLHEVEEHQKKDFLFYHSAKLAATYGLLTTRPGEPIRIVKNILLCGDCHSFLKYVSVVTRREIFVRDASGFHCFSNGQCSCKDYW